One Rubripirellula reticaptiva genomic region harbors:
- a CDS encoding RluA family pseudouridine synthase, which produces MYRDFVVPESSDGDRVDLFLSQSCDGYSRTQIRAAVQDDGAEVDGKICRPSLKLKHGQQIRFRVPPLATDDTVPENIPLDVLYEDDGMVVVNKPPGMVCHPARGHWSGTLTSALAYRFQSLSDVGGPTRPGIVHRLDRDTSGVIVIAKTNAVHVHLSDQFADRSTEKEYFAITNAPLDRDRDVIDAPIGRHPYQRDKMAVRANHMTSKPASTFYEVISRHGRFTQVRLLPKTGRTHQLRVHLAHIRCPILCDKLYGGHSVVSISSLTSGKRDESDTSVVLDRQALHARKLTITNPQTGKRMTFEAPIPEDLQRVIDLLP; this is translated from the coding sequence GTGTATCGTGACTTTGTGGTGCCGGAATCTTCCGATGGCGATCGCGTTGACTTGTTCCTGTCGCAAAGCTGCGACGGATATAGCCGGACTCAAATTCGTGCGGCGGTTCAAGACGATGGCGCCGAAGTGGACGGCAAGATTTGTCGGCCTAGCTTGAAATTGAAACACGGGCAACAGATTCGTTTTCGGGTTCCGCCATTGGCGACCGACGATACCGTGCCCGAGAATATCCCGCTGGATGTGCTGTACGAAGACGACGGCATGGTCGTCGTCAACAAGCCACCCGGTATGGTCTGCCATCCGGCTCGCGGACACTGGAGCGGTACGCTGACGAGCGCTCTGGCGTATCGGTTCCAGTCGCTATCCGACGTCGGCGGGCCAACTCGTCCCGGCATCGTTCACCGTCTCGACCGAGACACATCGGGCGTGATCGTGATCGCGAAAACCAATGCGGTTCACGTGCATTTGTCCGATCAGTTCGCTGACCGATCGACTGAAAAAGAATATTTCGCGATCACCAATGCACCATTGGATCGGGATCGCGACGTGATTGATGCGCCGATTGGCCGGCACCCGTACCAGCGCGACAAAATGGCGGTCCGGGCCAATCATATGACCAGTAAGCCTGCGTCAACGTTTTACGAAGTGATTTCGCGACACGGTCGATTCACGCAAGTTCGCTTGTTGCCGAAAACGGGTCGGACACACCAATTGCGAGTCCATTTAGCTCATATTCGTTGTCCCATTTTGTGCGACAAACTGTACGGCGGTCACAGCGTCGTCAGCATTTCATCGTTGACCAGCGGCAAGCGTGACGAGTCTGACACCAGTGTGGTGCTGGATCGGCAGGCGCTGCATGCCCGAAAGCTGACCATCACGAATCCGCAAACCGGAAAGCGGATGACATTCGAAGCGCCGATTCCCGAAGATTTGCAGCGCGTCATCGACCTGCTGCCGTAG
- a CDS encoding YfgM family protein, protein MNDRRHELQQNDLAIYLDRINKVIEPHSKVIAVVIGGLIVAGLAWMLYNGEQTSKRSYSTFELIEAMNSNDTEILAGVSEKFPGTLASEWAKLYQANQFLTEGVDALFADRDNAVTLLGDAKKAYENALVGATDPLLISRGHFGLARAHESLGELDEAIAQYKETIAVGESDEMTEKAEERIAALGKPGTKSFLAWFADQDFSPSDPSLPPSLPGSASLPDLPDLDLPDLNLPGGENSTVMESDEGLELPADDGAETGVKEEASETADEAKGEEVKEDSKAETASAE, encoded by the coding sequence ATGAACGATCGACGTCACGAACTGCAACAAAACGACTTGGCGATTTACCTAGATCGCATCAACAAAGTCATCGAGCCGCATTCCAAGGTGATTGCCGTCGTGATCGGCGGGCTGATTGTAGCTGGATTGGCCTGGATGCTTTACAACGGGGAACAAACCAGCAAACGCAGCTATTCGACGTTCGAATTGATCGAAGCGATGAACAGCAACGATACAGAAATCCTGGCCGGCGTCAGTGAGAAGTTCCCTGGCACGTTGGCTTCCGAATGGGCGAAGCTCTATCAAGCCAACCAGTTTTTGACCGAAGGCGTGGACGCGTTGTTCGCCGACCGTGACAACGCAGTCACGTTGCTGGGCGACGCCAAGAAAGCGTACGAAAACGCGTTGGTCGGCGCTACGGACCCATTGTTGATTTCGCGTGGTCACTTCGGTTTGGCGCGTGCACACGAATCGCTTGGCGAACTGGATGAAGCAATCGCACAGTACAAAGAAACCATCGCCGTCGGTGAATCCGATGAAATGACCGAAAAGGCCGAAGAACGCATCGCGGCTCTCGGAAAGCCAGGGACAAAGAGTTTCCTGGCTTGGTTTGCCGATCAAGATTTCTCGCCGTCCGATCCCTCTTTGCCGCCGTCGCTTCCCGGCAGTGCGTCGCTACCCGATCTGCCGGACTTGGATTTGCCCGATCTGAATCTGCCCGGTGGAGAAAACTCAACCGTCATGGAATCGGATGAAGGCCTGGAATTGCCAGCCGACGACGGCGCCGAAACGGGTGTCAAGGAAGAAGCTAGCGAAACGGCTGATGAAGCCAAGGGCGAAGAAGTCAAAGAAGATTCGAAGGCTGAAACAGCTAGTGCCGAGTAA
- a CDS encoding DUF2237 family protein: MAKNVLGTELESCSTDPMTGFYRDGCCNTGGDDAGLHTVCCQVTAEFLEFSKSRGNDLSTPMPVYRFPGLKPGDRWCLCAARWREAYDADAAPQVVLEACHISTLEWASLEELQEKAVEK, from the coding sequence ATGGCAAAAAACGTATTGGGCACCGAACTCGAGTCATGTAGCACTGATCCGATGACTGGGTTTTATCGCGATGGTTGTTGTAATACCGGCGGCGACGACGCTGGGTTGCACACGGTTTGCTGCCAGGTGACGGCCGAGTTTTTGGAATTCAGCAAATCGCGAGGCAATGATCTGAGCACACCGATGCCGGTCTATCGATTTCCTGGCCTGAAACCAGGCGATCGATGGTGTTTGTGTGCGGCCCGCTGGCGTGAAGCCTACGACGCTGATGCGGCGCCCCAAGTGGTGCTCGAGGCTTGTCACATATCGACCCTCGAATGGGCCAGTTTGGAAGAGTTGCAGGAAAAGGCAGTCGAGAAATAG
- a CDS encoding DUF1559 domain-containing protein yields MKIHKSKRGFTLVELLVVIAIIGVLVGLLLPAVQAAREAARRMSCSNNFKQIGLAIHNYHSAFKQLPTHGTGTNPGDNGLWFQASSAGNRIRLSMLVPTLPYLEQQALWEQISNPSSVRTDGNTGAAVGTTTNPWPAMGPTPDQIQYIPWTTDVTAFRCPSDPGFGLPALGRTNYAAGLGDSCWSLYWGNANNRRVVTTGTSNQARAAHRGFFMPQQDAKFRDCLDGLSNTVAMGEIVTDLGDNSIRGQVTESAPNSSAPGISLGNIRNNPSRCQPLVDPLRPRFWQAQYKMQSRASFGRGYRWADNGPFFSGVTNILPPNREICGPYNTLGTTLIATMSSHHQGGCHVLMGDGAVKFITDSIEAGDQTASNVWLNGNGAASPGSASPYGLWGALGTRASSETIEEF; encoded by the coding sequence ATGAAGATTCACAAGAGTAAGCGGGGGTTCACGCTTGTTGAGCTTCTGGTGGTGATCGCGATCATCGGAGTATTGGTCGGGCTGTTGTTGCCGGCCGTTCAAGCAGCCCGCGAAGCGGCTCGACGCATGAGCTGCAGCAATAATTTCAAGCAGATCGGCTTGGCAATTCACAACTATCACTCGGCGTTCAAGCAGCTTCCGACACACGGAACTGGAACCAATCCCGGCGATAATGGTCTGTGGTTTCAGGCGTCTTCCGCTGGCAATCGCATTCGATTGAGCATGTTGGTGCCGACGCTGCCGTATCTAGAACAGCAAGCACTTTGGGAGCAAATTTCGAATCCTAGCTCAGTTCGAACAGACGGCAACACTGGTGCGGCTGTCGGTACGACTACCAACCCTTGGCCAGCGATGGGGCCAACCCCTGACCAGATCCAGTACATTCCCTGGACCACTGATGTTACCGCTTTTCGATGCCCAAGCGATCCCGGTTTTGGCCTGCCTGCCTTGGGAAGAACCAACTATGCCGCCGGACTCGGGGATTCGTGTTGGAGTTTGTATTGGGGCAACGCCAATAACCGACGTGTCGTGACAACTGGCACCAGCAATCAAGCCAGAGCGGCTCACCGTGGGTTCTTCATGCCACAACAAGATGCGAAGTTTCGCGATTGCCTGGATGGTTTATCGAACACGGTTGCAATGGGTGAAATCGTCACCGATCTAGGCGACAACAGCATTCGAGGTCAGGTTACTGAGTCTGCACCGAACTCCAGTGCCCCTGGTATCTCGCTGGGCAACATTCGCAACAACCCATCGCGATGCCAGCCCCTGGTTGATCCGTTACGCCCTCGTTTTTGGCAAGCGCAGTACAAGATGCAATCGCGTGCCTCATTTGGGCGAGGTTACCGCTGGGCCGACAATGGTCCGTTCTTCAGTGGAGTCACAAACATTCTGCCTCCGAACCGCGAGATCTGTGGTCCTTACAATACATTGGGCACCACATTGATCGCGACCATGTCCAGCCATCACCAAGGCGGATGCCACGTCTTGATGGGTGACGGTGCCGTCAAGTTCATCACCGATTCGATCGAAGCTGGCGATCAGACCGCTTCGAACGTGTGGCTTAATGGTAACGGCGCAGCGTCACCAGGCAGTGCGAGTCCGTATGGTCTTTGGGGCGCTTTGGGAACTCGAGCAAGTTCGGAAACGATCGAAGAGTTCTAG
- a CDS encoding DUF1559 domain-containing protein: MRNRGIQRGFTLVELLVVIAIIGVLVGLLLPAVQAAREAARRMSCSNNFKQIGLAIHNYHSGFKQLPAHGTGTNPNVGVYFNPSDTANRVRLSMLVPALPFLEQQALWEQISNPSSVRTDGDTAAAVGTVANPWPAMGPTPDQIQYIPWTTDITAFRCPSDPGFGLPALGRTNYAAGLGDSCWQLYFGNANNVRVVTAATSAMARATHRGFFQPQQNAKFRDVLDGLSNTIAMGEILTDLGDNSSRTQVTESAPNSSAPGISLGNIRNNPSRCLPLIDPLRPRFWQAQYKMQSRAAFARGFRWADNGPFFSGVTNILPPNREICGPYNTLGTTLIATMSSHHQGGCHVLMGDGAVKFVTDSIEAGNQTAPSVWVNGTGAASPGSASPYGLWGALGTRANKETISEEF; this comes from the coding sequence ATGCGGAATCGTGGTATACAGCGAGGGTTCACGCTTGTTGAACTTTTAGTAGTGATTGCAATCATCGGAGTGTTAGTTGGGCTATTGTTGCCCGCCGTTCAAGCAGCCCGCGAAGCGGCTCGTCGGATGAGTTGTAGTAATAATTTCAAGCAAATTGGCTTGGCAATTCACAACTATCACTCGGGCTTCAAGCAGCTGCCGGCTCACGGTACAGGTACCAATCCCAACGTGGGTGTCTACTTTAATCCGTCCGATACCGCCAACCGAGTCCGTTTGAGCATGTTGGTGCCGGCGCTGCCGTTCCTAGAACAGCAAGCGCTTTGGGAACAGATTTCGAATCCTAGCTCGGTGCGTACGGACGGTGACACTGCCGCGGCCGTTGGTACGGTAGCCAATCCCTGGCCAGCGATGGGACCGACACCTGATCAGATCCAGTACATTCCTTGGACCACGGATATTACTGCGTTCCGCTGCCCAAGCGATCCCGGTTTTGGTCTGCCTGCACTCGGGCGAACCAACTACGCGGCCGGGCTCGGCGATTCGTGTTGGCAACTGTACTTTGGCAATGCCAACAACGTGCGAGTTGTAACTGCGGCCACCTCCGCGATGGCCCGAGCCACTCACCGCGGCTTCTTTCAGCCTCAGCAAAACGCGAAATTTCGCGACGTCTTGGACGGCTTGTCCAACACGATTGCAATGGGTGAAATCTTGACCGACCTTGGCGACAACAGCAGCCGAACTCAGGTCACAGAGTCTGCACCGAATTCGAGTGCCCCTGGTATTTCACTCGGCAACATTCGCAACAATCCATCGCGATGTCTGCCGTTGATTGATCCGTTGCGTCCTCGTTTTTGGCAAGCCCAATACAAGATGCAGTCACGCGCCGCATTCGCAAGAGGTTTTCGCTGGGCCGACAATGGTCCGTTCTTCAGTGGAGTCACAAACATTCTTCCTCCGAACCGCGAGATCTGTGGTCCGTACAATACGTTGGGCACCACATTGATCGCGACCATGTCTAGCCACCACCAAGGCGGATGCCATGTCTTGATGGGAGATGGTGCTGTCAAGTTCGTCACCGACTCGATCGAAGCTGGCAATCAGACCGCTCCAAGCGTGTGGGTCAACGGCACAGGTGCAGCGTCACCGGGCAGCGCGAGCCCCTACGGACTTTGGGGAGCTCTGGGGACTCGAGCCAACAAAGAAACGATTAGTGAAGAGTTCTAG
- a CDS encoding GxxExxY protein, translating to MSENELTQAIIGAAIEVYRRLGPGLLETVYRCCLAYELRKRGFKLVEKKPVALDYDLHDPCAFRADLLVNELVVVEPKAKAAIHAIDKAEALSRLRLMKLSVGLLSSFHEARLVDGFHRIVNKYQGPKVTE from the coding sequence ATCAGTGAAAATGAACTGACACAGGCGATCATAGGTGCGGCGATCGAGGTGTATCGGCGACTCGGGCCAGGACTTTTGGAAACGGTCTATCGTTGTTGCCTTGCATATGAGCTTCGTAAGCGAGGGTTCAAGTTGGTTGAAAAAAAGCCCGTTGCACTCGACTACGACTTGCATGATCCCTGTGCCTTTCGAGCCGATTTGCTGGTCAACGAACTTGTTGTTGTCGAGCCGAAAGCCAAAGCAGCCATTCACGCGATCGACAAAGCTGAAGCTCTTTCTCGTCTCCGACTTATGAAACTAAGCGTCGGACTGCTTTCAAGCTTCCACGAAGCAAGACTAGTCGACGGCTTCCACCGAATCGTTAACAAGTACCAAGGCCCCAAAGTAACTGAATAA
- a CDS encoding RluA family pseudouridine synthase: protein MSIRRLPSPKQPTGLLAHLVASLSDTKRTRVKEILRSGLVHINGVSSTQHDAPVAPNDLVEIRKERAPVARSLPFDVLFEDDSIFVLNKPNGLLTVGNKHERKLTVESIVNQALAEQRQRCFIVQRLDLYTSGVLLLAKSELVQKKIKDNWGKSEKFYHALVEGTPDPDHADLTHFLSEDERLLVHASDSPDRGGVKASLSYQSLERREAHTLVRVKLKTGKKNQIRAQMSAIGHPIAGDAKYGATTNPISRLCLHASSLTLTHPTTNQRVTFTAPLPDGMEL, encoded by the coding sequence ATGTCCATTCGACGGTTGCCCAGTCCCAAGCAGCCGACCGGTTTGCTGGCTCATCTAGTTGCCTCGCTCAGTGACACGAAGCGAACTCGCGTGAAAGAGATTTTGCGTAGTGGTTTGGTTCACATCAACGGTGTCTCGTCGACTCAGCATGACGCCCCGGTTGCCCCAAACGACTTGGTTGAGATTCGCAAAGAGCGAGCGCCGGTCGCGCGGTCGCTGCCCTTTGATGTTCTGTTCGAAGACGACAGTATCTTTGTACTCAACAAGCCCAACGGACTGTTGACGGTTGGTAACAAGCACGAGCGTAAGTTGACGGTCGAGTCGATTGTCAATCAAGCTTTGGCCGAACAACGCCAACGCTGCTTCATTGTCCAGCGTTTGGATCTATACACGTCGGGTGTTCTGTTGCTGGCCAAGAGCGAGCTTGTGCAAAAGAAGATCAAAGACAACTGGGGCAAGTCCGAGAAGTTCTATCACGCCCTCGTCGAAGGCACGCCGGACCCGGACCACGCGGACCTCACTCACTTTTTATCCGAAGACGAGCGCTTGCTTGTCCACGCGTCAGATTCGCCCGATCGGGGCGGCGTGAAAGCGTCACTATCGTATCAATCGCTCGAGCGCCGCGAAGCTCACACGCTGGTTCGCGTCAAATTGAAAACTGGCAAGAAGAACCAAATCCGCGCACAGATGTCGGCCATCGGTCACCCGATCGCAGGCGACGCCAAATACGGCGCGACGACCAACCCGATCAGTCGCCTGTGCCTGCACGCATCAAGCCTAACCCTGACGCATCCCACCACCAACCAACGCGTCACTTTCACCGCCCCGCTACCAGACGGCATGGAACTCTAG
- a CDS encoding GIY-YIG nuclease family protein, producing MDALFGDQPIFGFGPDPLSPHPPRSVDAVGDASIDGLKAKVIQSCPRVPGVYGMLDRKGNLIYVGKSKSLRSRLLSYFAASNSQEKGGRIIESARAIQWESQPSEFAALVREQQLIRRFEPRWNVQGVPKRQRPVYLCLGKNPATFFTISRPSKAKTLKQLTSEDCIAVEGPFYGAARMNAVVETLNKVFKLRDCGQKQTFQFADQLQLFDLDHRPGCLRLEIGTCLGPCAAACSRAAYDQRVSAAESFLDGFNHEPLDIVQQQMETAAANHQYELAGRARETIKSLEYIDRKLKLLSQARRRFTFIYAVPGHDGCGTWYLIHSGEIADCIAAPRNASEYDAIQDKMKSWASMTASQLDRGHGAHPHTLSLVASWFRKNRDELDQRTFAPHAAWDGKKGPGKWTGKRVVV from the coding sequence ATGGATGCACTCTTTGGCGATCAGCCAATTTTCGGCTTTGGTCCGGATCCGCTTAGCCCTCATCCGCCACGCTCCGTTGACGCCGTTGGCGACGCCAGCATCGATGGATTGAAAGCGAAGGTGATCCAGTCGTGTCCTCGTGTGCCCGGTGTCTACGGGATGCTGGACCGCAAAGGCAACCTGATCTACGTCGGCAAAAGCAAGTCGCTGCGATCGCGATTGCTCAGTTATTTTGCCGCCTCGAATTCGCAGGAAAAGGGCGGCCGGATCATCGAGAGTGCGCGGGCGATCCAGTGGGAGTCGCAGCCGAGTGAGTTTGCGGCGCTAGTTCGCGAGCAACAACTGATCCGCCGTTTCGAGCCTCGCTGGAACGTTCAAGGAGTGCCGAAGCGTCAACGGCCGGTTTACCTTTGTCTGGGCAAGAATCCGGCGACGTTCTTCACGATCTCGCGTCCGTCAAAAGCGAAGACGCTGAAACAATTAACGTCCGAGGACTGTATTGCCGTCGAAGGCCCGTTCTACGGCGCCGCACGAATGAACGCGGTCGTGGAAACGCTAAACAAAGTCTTCAAGCTCCGCGACTGTGGCCAGAAGCAAACGTTTCAGTTCGCCGATCAATTGCAGTTGTTCGATTTGGATCATCGTCCCGGTTGTCTACGACTCGAAATAGGTACGTGCTTGGGACCATGTGCTGCGGCCTGTTCACGAGCGGCGTACGACCAACGCGTCAGCGCGGCCGAGAGTTTTCTGGATGGGTTTAATCACGAACCGCTCGACATCGTCCAGCAGCAAATGGAAACGGCCGCCGCGAATCACCAGTACGAACTGGCCGGTCGGGCTCGCGAGACGATCAAGTCGCTCGAGTACATCGATCGCAAACTGAAATTGCTCAGCCAAGCCCGTCGCCGATTCACGTTCATCTATGCCGTGCCCGGCCACGACGGCTGCGGCACGTGGTACTTGATCCACAGCGGCGAAATCGCCGACTGCATCGCTGCGCCAAGAAACGCGTCCGAATACGACGCGATTCAAGACAAGATGAAGTCGTGGGCATCAATGACAGCCAGCCAACTCGATCGAGGCCACGGCGCGCATCCCCATACTCTGTCGCTAGTCGCATCATGGTTCCGTAAAAATCGCGACGAGCTAGACCAACGAACCTTCGCCCCCCACGCAGCGTGGGACGGCAAGAAAGGACCCGGCAAGTGGACTGGGAAACGAGTCGTGGTCTAG
- a CDS encoding 4a-hydroxytetrahydrobiopterin dehydratase: MTNPTTDSLVQKRCVPCEGGVPKIDRDSAVGFLAATPGWTLDDEGKAIFRKVNCGNFVKAMKLLQSIADVAEAEQHHPDLHLTGYRHVRIDMTTHAIGGLSENDFIVAAKINQLLGDSSTTA; this comes from the coding sequence ATGACAAACCCCACCACTGATTCGCTGGTCCAAAAAAGATGCGTCCCTTGCGAAGGCGGCGTGCCTAAGATCGATCGCGATTCAGCGGTCGGGTTCTTGGCGGCGACGCCGGGCTGGACGCTCGACGACGAAGGCAAGGCGATCTTTCGTAAAGTCAACTGTGGCAACTTCGTTAAAGCGATGAAGTTGTTGCAAAGCATCGCTGACGTGGCCGAAGCGGAACAGCATCATCCGGATCTGCATCTGACCGGATACCGTCACGTTCGCATCGACATGACGACTCACGCGATTGGCGGATTGAGCGAGAATGATTTCATTGTCGCCGCGAAGATCAACCAATTGCTCGGCGATTCGAGTACAACGGCCTAG
- a CDS encoding S46 family peptidase — MSRIFACLLMFNLAFASLSPDLSGDEGMYLFNDLPTKTLKERHGFEPTAEWADHLRLSSVRFNSGGSGSFISSDGLVLTNHHVASDTLHKLSSADRNLIDDGFLAATQADELKTPDLELNQLVSIEDVTDRINAEVKENASAEDSAAQRRAAIAKVESESTEKTGLRSDVITLFGGARYHLYRYKKYTDVRLVWAPETAAAFFGGDADNFEYPRYNVDATIMRVYEDGKPAKLEHFLSWNREPLSDGELVFVSGNPGRTQRIFTVAALEFLRDSRIPYVLDYLRRKEILMQQFGLEGKEATRRARDELFGIQNARKAYTGMLAGLQDPATMATKRGREDRILQQISENPELQELASAWKAIEAIQAEKKELLTESASLRSTLFDLAQQITLLAAEDRKPNEERLRGYTDSSRESLLQELLSTAPIYADLEQVKLADELARMIEHRGADDRLVVEILAGLGPRERAAALVSETKLFDVDVRQELIDGGLDRVLVSDDAMIVLARKLEDEYRRIRKRNEEVEERERQAYAKITRATSAIEGTGGYPDATFTLRLAFGTVKGYEEDGKQIDPFTNFAGAYQHAADHEGQADMDLPPSWMKAKDSVDLDTQLNFVCTADIIGGNSGSPVVNRAGELVGLIFDGNIQSLTSDYVYSDKQGRAVSVSGIGILEALRSIYNAKELADQIGK, encoded by the coding sequence ATGTCTCGCATCTTTGCCTGTTTGCTTATGTTCAATCTCGCGTTTGCGTCCTTGTCGCCGGATCTTTCGGGTGACGAGGGGATGTACTTGTTCAACGATCTGCCCACCAAAACGCTAAAGGAACGTCACGGTTTCGAGCCGACGGCCGAGTGGGCCGACCACCTGCGGCTCAGTTCGGTTCGCTTCAACAGCGGTGGCAGCGGATCGTTTATTTCGTCCGACGGGTTGGTTCTGACCAACCATCACGTCGCCAGTGATACGCTGCATAAGTTGTCGTCAGCCGATCGCAACTTGATCGATGACGGATTTTTGGCCGCGACCCAAGCCGACGAACTGAAAACGCCCGATCTGGAATTGAACCAATTGGTTTCGATCGAAGACGTCACCGATCGCATCAATGCCGAAGTCAAAGAAAACGCATCGGCCGAAGACTCTGCGGCCCAGCGCCGTGCAGCGATCGCAAAGGTCGAAAGCGAATCGACTGAAAAGACGGGCTTGCGCAGCGACGTGATCACGTTGTTCGGCGGAGCTCGCTATCACTTGTATCGTTACAAAAAGTACACCGACGTCCGTTTGGTTTGGGCACCGGAAACCGCGGCTGCTTTCTTTGGCGGCGACGCGGACAACTTTGAATACCCTCGCTACAACGTCGACGCGACGATCATGCGCGTCTACGAAGACGGCAAGCCGGCCAAACTGGAACACTTTCTAAGCTGGAATCGCGAGCCGCTTTCCGATGGCGAGCTTGTGTTCGTCAGCGGTAACCCGGGCCGGACACAGCGAATCTTCACGGTCGCGGCGCTCGAGTTTCTGCGTGACAGCCGAATTCCGTATGTGTTGGATTACTTGCGCCGCAAAGAAATCTTGATGCAGCAGTTTGGGCTCGAGGGCAAAGAAGCCACCCGGCGTGCTCGCGACGAGTTGTTCGGAATCCAGAACGCTCGCAAGGCTTACACCGGCATGTTGGCGGGTTTGCAAGATCCGGCAACGATGGCGACCAAACGCGGCCGCGAGGACCGAATTCTGCAACAGATTTCGGAGAACCCCGAACTGCAGGAACTCGCCTCTGCATGGAAGGCAATCGAAGCGATCCAGGCCGAAAAGAAAGAGCTGCTGACCGAGTCGGCGTCGCTGCGTAGCACGCTGTTCGATCTGGCACAACAGATCACGTTGCTGGCGGCCGAAGATCGCAAGCCGAACGAAGAACGGCTGCGAGGATACACGGACTCGTCACGCGAATCGTTGCTGCAAGAACTGCTCAGCACAGCGCCGATCTACGCAGACTTGGAACAAGTCAAATTGGCGGACGAGCTAGCGCGGATGATCGAACATCGCGGTGCCGACGATCGTCTGGTCGTCGAAATATTGGCGGGGCTGGGGCCGCGTGAACGAGCGGCGGCTTTGGTCAGCGAAACGAAGCTGTTTGATGTCGACGTTCGCCAAGAATTGATCGACGGCGGACTCGACCGTGTCTTGGTCAGCGACGATGCCATGATCGTGTTGGCCAGAAAACTAGAAGACGAGTACCGCCGCATTCGCAAACGAAACGAAGAAGTCGAAGAACGCGAACGACAAGCTTATGCGAAGATCACTCGTGCAACCTCGGCGATCGAAGGTACCGGCGGATACCCCGACGCGACGTTTACGCTGCGTTTGGCGTTCGGAACGGTCAAAGGATATGAAGAAGACGGCAAGCAAATTGATCCGTTCACGAACTTCGCCGGTGCGTATCAACATGCGGCCGATCACGAAGGACAAGCCGACATGGACTTGCCGCCGTCGTGGATGAAGGCCAAGGACTCCGTTGATTTGGACACTCAATTGAACTTCGTTTGTACCGCCGACATCATTGGTGGGAACAGCGGTTCGCCGGTCGTCAATCGCGCTGGCGAGTTGGTGGGATTGATCTTTGACGGTAACATCCAAAGCCTGACCAGCGACTATGTCTACAGCGACAAGCAGGGTAGGGCGGTCAGCGTTTCCGGCATTGGAATCTTGGAAGCGCTAAGATCGATCTACAACGCCAAGGAACTTGCCGATCAAATCGGAAAGTAG
- a CDS encoding glycosyltransferase family 9 protein: MSAIGDSILTLPVACAIRENFPDAFIGWVIEKKAAPMVRGHQALDAVIELERGWFTSPKRMRETRSTLRPYNFEISIDCQGLTKSALAGYLSGAKRRIGFAGKHGGEISRVLNNIKIPPVFSHITDRSLELLIPLDIHSPKVQWKLPLSPASRTWAARWRRTIPATRLAVLNPGATWASKAWEPDRFGQTAKYAADKFGYRSVVVWGTFEERLMAEQIVAHSGGAATLAPDTDLHHLGALIEQADLFISGDTGPLHIAVAVGTDTIGLYGATRPGDSGPYGQFALQNAYESGSRTHRRAADNTAMRAISTADVCEAIDQIEAKRAIMTAA; encoded by the coding sequence ATGAGCGCAATCGGAGACTCGATTTTGACTTTGCCGGTCGCCTGTGCGATCCGCGAGAACTTTCCGGACGCCTTCATCGGCTGGGTGATCGAAAAGAAAGCGGCGCCGATGGTTCGCGGTCACCAAGCGCTTGACGCTGTGATCGAACTGGAACGCGGTTGGTTCACTTCGCCCAAACGGATGAGAGAAACTCGATCGACGCTTCGGCCCTATAACTTTGAGATTTCGATCGACTGCCAAGGACTGACAAAATCAGCGCTGGCCGGATACTTGTCGGGCGCAAAACGCCGCATCGGCTTTGCCGGCAAACATGGGGGCGAAATCAGCCGGGTGCTCAACAACATCAAGATCCCTCCGGTGTTTTCGCACATCACCGACCGATCGCTCGAGCTGCTGATTCCGCTGGATATTCATTCGCCCAAGGTACAATGGAAACTGCCGCTGTCGCCAGCGTCGCGAACCTGGGCGGCACGTTGGCGCCGAACGATTCCAGCCACTCGGCTGGCCGTGCTGAATCCCGGTGCGACCTGGGCATCAAAAGCCTGGGAACCCGACCGGTTCGGACAAACTGCAAAATACGCAGCTGATAAGTTTGGCTACCGCAGCGTGGTCGTTTGGGGCACGTTCGAAGAACGCTTGATGGCCGAACAAATCGTTGCCCACTCGGGCGGCGCCGCGACGCTTGCACCCGATACGGACCTGCATCACTTGGGTGCGCTAATCGAGCAAGCGGACTTGTTTATCAGCGGCGACACCGGCCCGCTGCACATTGCGGTCGCGGTTGGGACCGACACGATTGGTTTGTACGGCGCCACTCGGCCGGGCGATTCTGGCCCGTATGGCCAGTTTGCGTTGCAAAATGCCTACGAGAGCGGCTCGCGAACCCATCGCCGAGCGGCTGACAACACGGCCATGCGAGCAATCAGCACAGCGGACGTCTGCGAGGCGATCGATCAAATCGAAGCCAAGCGAGCGATCATGACGGCGGCCTGA